In the Pseudomonadota bacterium genome, one interval contains:
- a CDS encoding PIN domain-containing protein produces MKRVFVDTSGFVAILVAEDVSHARARDLLAHANAERWRLVTTNVVVFETYGVLLIRSRDKRRAAMTFLDLVATGTCWVERVRRTDEANALSILRSHKDKNYSYCDALSFAVMERLGVSDAIAFDRHFRTYGRFTIL; encoded by the coding sequence GTGAAGCGCGTCTTCGTTGACACCAGCGGCTTCGTCGCGATTCTTGTCGCCGAGGATGTTTCCCATGCGCGGGCACGAGACCTGCTCGCCCATGCCAACGCCGAGCGATGGCGGCTTGTCACCACAAACGTGGTGGTGTTCGAGACGTACGGCGTGCTGCTGATCCGCTCGCGCGACAAGCGCCGTGCCGCCATGACCTTCCTCGACCTAGTGGCGACGGGCACGTGCTGGGTGGAGAGGGTCCGCCGCACGGACGAGGCGAATGCACTCTCGATCTTGCGCAGCCACAAGGACAAGAACTACTCCTACTGCGACGCACTGAGCTTCGCGGTTATGGAGCGACTCGGCGTCTCCGACGCGATCGCCTTCGACCGGCACTTCCGCACGTACGGGCGCTTCACCATTTTGTAG